A genomic window from Candidatus Andeanibacterium colombiense includes:
- a CDS encoding sensor histidine kinase KdpD yields MNAQPEQRPSPEAFLRQAAQEGRGRLKVFLGAAPGVGKTYEMLTDAAARKRAGADVVIGVVETHGRAETEALIEGLEVMPRQQVAYQGRTLGEMDIDAILARRPELVLVDELAHTNAAGSRHDKRYQDVEELLAAGIDVYSAVNVQHLESLNDVVASFTKVRVRETLPDRVIENADIQVVDIPPDELIERLKQGKVYVPEEASRALGNFFSKSNLTALRELALRRAAQAVDTEMIEYLRIHALAGTWAVGERILVAVSELHGAAELVRAAKRLADALRGSWAAVHIETPRTGRFNDAENAQLAATLHLASQLGAQVITVPAQTVVEGLTRFAGEARATQLIVGKSVRSRWFELLHGSVVDRLVRETPGVAVHVLPIQAGVPDHSSPAPRAPNAWGKPREYLIAFALIAAISLLGVSLSQVGNIANAGLLFLLPVMIAASRYGLRVGIVTSLAASLAYNFFFVPPTHTFTIQDPQNIVTVLVLLGVAVTSSQLAARTREQALLAQRSAAQNSSLAGFARQLTALSRQDELAQLLSAEIGRLLGVNTVFLLPENGQLVLRAATPPEVRLEAIEQAASRWTLDHNQPAGHGTETLTASDWQFHSLAAGGRVLGVFGVARPDAGTPIRSDQLPLLFSLLDQAALAFERIALEDEMATVTQLKERDRLRAALLSSVSHDLRTPLTTILGLLGEIEPASDEQQDQLREARGEAERLNRFVANLLDMVRIEAGALSQSIEPVDLVDAVAAAVHDLRRTLRDQHIDLDVAADLPFVSVDPQLFHHCLINLIENAVKYGGPGTPITITARREATALTLSVLDEGPGLPMGEEQRIFETFTRIEGSDRTGGTGLGLAIVKGFAEAMGITVEASNRGDRQGARFTLRIPEGKLVKVPSEE; encoded by the coding sequence GTGAACGCGCAACCCGAGCAACGCCCAAGCCCCGAGGCCTTCCTGCGCCAGGCCGCGCAGGAGGGCCGCGGGCGTTTGAAGGTGTTCCTCGGCGCCGCCCCCGGTGTGGGCAAGACCTACGAGATGCTGACGGACGCGGCGGCCCGCAAGCGCGCCGGCGCCGATGTCGTGATCGGGGTGGTCGAGACGCATGGCCGGGCGGAAACCGAGGCTTTGATCGAAGGCCTCGAAGTCATGCCTCGCCAGCAGGTCGCCTATCAGGGGCGCACGCTCGGCGAGATGGATATCGATGCGATCCTCGCTCGCCGGCCGGAACTGGTGCTGGTCGACGAACTCGCCCACACCAATGCCGCCGGCAGCCGGCACGACAAGCGCTATCAGGACGTCGAGGAACTGCTTGCCGCCGGGATCGACGTCTATTCGGCCGTCAACGTCCAGCACCTCGAAAGCCTCAACGACGTCGTCGCGTCCTTCACCAAGGTACGGGTGCGCGAGACCCTGCCCGACCGGGTGATCGAGAACGCCGACATCCAGGTGGTCGACATTCCGCCCGACGAGTTGATCGAACGGCTCAAGCAGGGCAAGGTCTACGTGCCCGAGGAAGCCAGCCGCGCGCTCGGCAATTTCTTCTCCAAGTCGAACCTCACCGCGCTGCGCGAACTGGCGCTGCGGCGCGCGGCGCAGGCGGTCGATACCGAGATGATCGAGTATCTCCGCATCCATGCGCTGGCCGGAACCTGGGCCGTCGGTGAGCGCATCCTGGTCGCGGTCAGCGAACTGCACGGCGCGGCCGAGCTTGTCCGTGCCGCCAAGCGCCTTGCCGATGCGCTGCGCGGATCATGGGCGGCGGTGCATATCGAAACGCCGCGCACCGGCCGCTTCAACGATGCCGAAAACGCCCAGCTCGCGGCCACGCTCCATCTCGCCAGCCAGCTCGGCGCGCAGGTGATTACGGTGCCGGCGCAGACGGTTGTCGAAGGCCTGACGCGGTTTGCCGGTGAAGCGCGTGCGACCCAGCTGATCGTCGGAAAATCGGTTCGCTCCCGCTGGTTCGAACTGCTTCACGGCTCGGTGGTCGACCGGCTGGTGCGCGAGACGCCAGGCGTCGCGGTGCATGTACTGCCGATCCAGGCGGGCGTGCCCGATCACTCATCGCCCGCGCCGCGCGCGCCGAACGCATGGGGCAAGCCGCGCGAATATCTGATCGCCTTCGCGCTGATCGCGGCGATCTCGCTGCTCGGGGTGAGCCTGTCGCAAGTCGGCAATATTGCCAATGCCGGGCTGCTGTTCCTGTTGCCGGTGATGATCGCCGCGTCGCGCTATGGCCTGCGGGTCGGGATCGTGACCAGCCTCGCCGCCTCGCTCGCCTATAATTTCTTCTTCGTCCCGCCGACCCACACTTTCACCATCCAGGATCCGCAGAATATCGTGACCGTGCTGGTTTTGCTGGGCGTCGCGGTTACGAGCAGCCAGCTTGCCGCACGGACGCGCGAGCAGGCCCTGCTGGCCCAGCGCAGCGCGGCCCAGAACAGTTCGCTGGCAGGTTTCGCCCGCCAGCTCACCGCGCTCAGCAGGCAGGACGAGCTGGCGCAGCTGCTCAGCGCGGAAATCGGCCGGTTGCTGGGGGTGAACACGGTGTTCCTGCTGCCCGAGAACGGCCAGCTGGTGCTGCGCGCCGCGACGCCACCCGAAGTGCGGCTCGAAGCGATCGAACAGGCCGCCTCGCGCTGGACCCTCGACCACAACCAGCCGGCCGGCCATGGCACCGAGACCCTGACCGCGTCGGACTGGCAGTTCCACTCGCTGGCGGCCGGCGGCCGGGTGCTGGGGGTGTTCGGCGTGGCGCGGCCCGATGCCGGGACGCCGATCCGCTCGGACCAGTTGCCGCTGCTGTTCAGCCTGCTCGATCAGGCGGCGCTCGCTTTCGAACGCATTGCACTCGAAGACGAAATGGCGACCGTGACGCAGCTGAAGGAGCGCGACCGGCTGCGCGCGGCGCTGCTGTCTTCGGTGAGCCACGATCTGCGCACCCCGCTCACGACCATCCTCGGCCTGCTGGGCGAGATCGAGCCGGCGTCGGACGAGCAGCAGGACCAATTGCGGGAAGCGCGCGGGGAAGCGGAGCGGCTCAACCGTTTCGTCGCGAACCTGCTCGACATGGTGCGGATCGAAGCCGGCGCGCTCAGCCAGTCGATCGAGCCGGTCGATCTGGTCGATGCGGTTGCGGCGGCGGTCCACGATCTGCGCCGGACATTGCGCGATCAGCACATCGACCTGGACGTAGCGGCAGACTTGCCGTTCGTTTCGGTCGATCCCCAGCTGTTCCACCACTGTCTGATCAATTTGATCGAGAACGCCGTGAAATATGGTGGGCCGGGCACCCCGATCACCATCACCGCGCGGCGCGAGGCGACCGCGCTGACCTTGTCCGTGCTCGACGAAGGCCCAGGGTTGCCGATGGGGGAGGAACAGCGGATATTCGAGACCTTCACGCGGATCGAAGGCTCGGACCGCACCGGCGGGACCGGGCTGGGCCTGGCGATCGTCAAAGGTTTCGCAGAAGCGATGGGCATCACCGTCGAAGCGTCCAACCGCGGCGATCGCCAGGGCGCGCGGTTCACGCTACGCATCCCGGAAGGCAAGCTGGTGAAAGTGCCGTCCGAAGAATGA
- the kdpC gene encoding potassium-transporting ATPase subunit KdpC, protein MLKEFTSAIRPAIVLTLLFAALLGLAYPALLTGIGQAAFPKQANGSLIREGDQVVGSELIAQGFASDLYFHPRPSAAGKGYEADNSYGSNLGPASKVLRDRVEADVAKLKTAPDASPPADLVTTSASGLDPHISPEAAFFQAGRVASARGLSPAAVRSLVAEHVEGPLFGFLGERRVNVLLLNRALDTLARQSAKSAP, encoded by the coding sequence ATGCTCAAGGAATTCACCTCCGCCATCCGCCCCGCGATCGTGCTGACGCTGCTGTTTGCCGCTCTGCTCGGCCTCGCCTATCCCGCGCTGCTTACCGGTATCGGCCAGGCCGCTTTCCCCAAGCAGGCCAATGGCAGCCTGATCCGCGAGGGCGACCAGGTGGTCGGTTCCGAACTGATCGCGCAGGGCTTTGCCAGCGACCTTTATTTCCACCCGCGCCCTTCGGCCGCCGGCAAGGGTTACGAGGCGGACAACAGCTACGGCTCGAACCTCGGCCCCGCCAGCAAGGTGCTGCGCGACCGGGTAGAGGCCGATGTCGCGAAACTGAAGACGGCTCCAGACGCCAGCCCACCTGCCGATCTGGTGACGACCTCCGCTTCGGGGCTCGATCCCCATATCAGCCCCGAAGCGGCCTTTTTCCAGGCGGGCAGGGTCGCGAGTGCGCGGGGGCTTTCTCCCGCGGCGGTGCGGAGCCTCGTCGCGGAGCATGTCGAAGGGCCGTTGTTCGGGTTTCTCGGCGAGCGGCGGGTGAATGTGCTGCTGCTCAATCGTGCGCTGGATACTTTGGCACGACAAAGCGCTAAAAGCGCGCCGTGA
- the kdpB gene encoding potassium-transporting ATPase subunit KdpB, producing the protein MTTASSIFSAKLVVPAIGDAFRKLNPKELIKNPVLFTTAIVALLLTVLLALGTGDLALGFQIQLIVWLWLTVLFGTFAEALAEGRGRAQAASLRAAKSELTAVLPDQRTIPASMLKRGDIVLVATGELIPADGEVIEGVASVNEAAITGESAPVIREAGGDRSAVTAGTRVISDHIKVRVTQEPGQGFLDRMIALVEGAERQKTPNEIALTVLLVGLTIIFLIAVATIPGFASYAGGSIPIALLAALLITLIPTTIAALLSAIGIAGMDRLVRFNVLAKSGRAVEAAGDVSTLLLDKTGTITIGDRHASEFYPVGGTHISELASAALVASLADETPEGRSIVTLARERFGVTLAALPVDAEVIPFTAQTRISGLRSNDALIQKGAVDAIFRANPGSGEGAAANELRKITEEIARAGMTPLAVARDGHLLGAVALKDVIKAGVRERFAELRRMGIRTVMITGDNPLTAAAIAAEAGVDDFLAEATPEDKLELIRKEQQGGRLVAMCGDGTNDAPALAQADVGVAMNTGTQAAREAGNMVDLDSDPTKLIEIVGLGKQLLMTRGALTTFSVANDVAKYFAIIPAIFIILYPGLGVLNVMHLASPNSAVLSAIIFNALIIPALVPLALKGVKYRAIGAGPLLARNLAVYGLGGLVAPFIGIKAIDLVVGGLHIV; encoded by the coding sequence ATGACCACTGCATCTTCCATCTTCTCGGCCAAGCTTGTCGTTCCGGCGATTGGCGACGCCTTCCGCAAGCTCAATCCGAAAGAGCTGATCAAGAACCCGGTGCTGTTCACCACCGCGATCGTCGCGCTGTTGCTCACGGTGCTGCTGGCGCTCGGCACCGGCGACCTCGCGCTCGGCTTCCAGATCCAGCTGATCGTGTGGCTGTGGCTGACCGTGCTGTTCGGCACCTTCGCCGAGGCGCTGGCCGAAGGGCGCGGACGGGCGCAGGCCGCATCGCTGAGGGCGGCCAAGTCCGAACTGACCGCGGTGCTGCCCGACCAGCGTACGATCCCCGCCTCGATGCTCAAGCGCGGCGACATCGTGCTGGTCGCGACCGGCGAGCTGATCCCCGCCGATGGCGAGGTGATCGAAGGGGTCGCCTCGGTTAACGAAGCGGCGATCACCGGCGAAAGCGCGCCGGTGATCCGCGAGGCGGGCGGCGACCGGTCGGCGGTGACCGCCGGCACCCGCGTGATCTCGGACCATATCAAGGTCCGCGTGACGCAGGAGCCCGGCCAGGGCTTCCTCGACCGGATGATCGCGCTGGTCGAAGGGGCCGAGCGCCAGAAGACCCCGAACGAGATCGCGCTGACCGTGCTGCTGGTCGGGCTGACGATCATCTTCCTGATCGCGGTCGCGACCATTCCGGGCTTCGCGTCCTATGCCGGCGGCAGCATTCCGATCGCGCTGCTCGCCGCGCTGCTGATCACATTGATCCCGACCACGATCGCCGCTTTGCTCTCCGCAATCGGCATTGCCGGGATGGATCGGCTGGTGCGTTTCAACGTCCTCGCCAAGTCCGGCCGGGCGGTCGAGGCGGCGGGCGACGTTTCGACCCTGCTGCTCGATAAGACCGGTACGATCACCATCGGCGACCGCCACGCGAGCGAGTTCTATCCGGTCGGCGGCACCCATATCAGCGAACTGGCCTCCGCCGCGCTGGTCGCGAGCCTTGCCGACGAAACGCCCGAAGGCCGTTCGATCGTGACGCTGGCACGCGAACGCTTCGGTGTCACGCTGGCCGCGCTCCCGGTCGATGCCGAAGTGATCCCGTTCACCGCGCAGACCCGCATCTCGGGCCTGCGTTCGAACGATGCGCTGATCCAGAAGGGAGCGGTCGATGCGATCTTCCGCGCCAATCCGGGATCGGGTGAAGGCGCGGCAGCCAACGAATTGCGCAAGATCACCGAGGAGATCGCACGCGCCGGCATGACCCCGCTCGCGGTCGCCCGCGACGGCCATCTGCTCGGCGCGGTCGCGCTCAAGGACGTGATCAAGGCCGGGGTGCGCGAACGCTTCGCCGAATTGCGCCGGATGGGCATCCGTACGGTGATGATCACCGGCGACAACCCGCTGACCGCCGCCGCGATCGCGGCCGAAGCCGGAGTCGACGATTTCCTCGCCGAAGCGACGCCGGAGGACAAGCTGGAGCTGATCCGCAAGGAGCAGCAGGGCGGGCGGCTGGTCGCGATGTGCGGCGACGGGACCAATGACGCGCCCGCGCTCGCCCAGGCCGATGTCGGTGTCGCGATGAACACCGGCACCCAGGCCGCGCGCGAGGCGGGCAACATGGTCGATCTCGACAGCGACCCGACCAAGCTGATTGAGATCGTCGGCCTCGGCAAGCAGCTGCTGATGACGCGCGGCGCGCTGACGACCTTCTCGGTCGCGAACGACGTCGCGAAGTATTTCGCGATCATCCCGGCGATCTTCATCATCCTCTATCCGGGGCTGGGCGTGCTCAACGTGATGCATCTCGCCTCGCCCAACAGCGCGGTGCTCTCGGCGATCATCTTCAATGCGCTGATTATCCCGGCGCTGGTCCCGCTGGCGCTCAAGGGCGTGAAATACCGCGCGATCGGCGCCGGGCCGCTGCTCGCCCGCAACCTCGCGGTCTACGGCCTCGGCGGTCTCGTCGCTCCGTTTATCGGCATCAAGGCCATCGACCTCGTGGTCGGCGGCCTCCACATCGTTTGA